Sequence from the Janthinobacterium lividum genome:
AGCATGGCGCGGCGGTCGGCGCCCAGCAGCAGTTCCCGTTCGGCGGCCGCATCGGGGTAGCCCAGGGTGACGCACATGAGAAAACGGTCGAGCTGCGACTCGGGCAGGGGGAAGGTGCCCAGCTGGTGCGCGCAGTTCTGCGTGGCGATGACGAAAAACGGCTGCGGCAGGGCGCGCGTGACGCCATCGAGACTCACTTGCCGCTCTTCCATCGCTTCGAGCAAGCCCGATTGCGTCTTCGGCGTGGCGCGGTTGATCTCGTCGGCCAGCAGCACCTGGGTAAACAGGGGGCCAGGGTGGAAGATGAAACTGCCACTGCCCCGGTCATACACGCTCATACCGGCCACGTCGGCAGGCAACAGGTCGCTGGTAAATTGCTGGCGCTTCCATTGCAGGCCCAGCGAGATGGCCAGCGCGTGGGCCAGGGTCGTCTTGCCCACGCCGGGCACGTCTTCGATCAGCAGGTGGCCGCCTGCCAGCACGCAGGCGAGGGTCTGGCGGATCTGCAATTGTTTGCCGACGAGAACTTCGCCGATCTGCCGTGCGGCCTGGTGTATTTTCGAAAACATGCTATTTCTATCACAGTAAGACGGATTATTTAATTTACAATCGCTTTGGCCAGGTCAAGCCGTGCCGCCCGCCCGTGCCGCGCACGTGGTAGATTAGTGCAGCGGCGGCACAGACCAGCCAGTGATTTTATGCGAGAACGCGCAGGGCGAACAGGAATGCCATGCAGTGTTCCAGTATGCACAGAGAATGGACAGAGACAGAGGTAACCAGTACAGCGCATGAGCACAGCCATTTATACCCATCCCGATTGCCAGCGCCATGAAATGGGCGACTGGCATCCCGAATCGCCGGCCCGCTTGCAGGCCATCAACGATCAATTGATCCTGGCGCATATCAGCGACCTGGTCGAGCACCGCGACGGCGTGCGCGCGCAATTGTCCGATATCGAGCGCAACCATAGCGCCACGGCCATCGGCCTCGTGCGCGACAACGTGCCGCCGGCGGGCGACTATTACCCGCTCGATGGCGACACCCTGCTCAACGCGCACAGCTACGACGCGGCGCTGGCGGCGGCAGGCTCGGCCGTGGCAGCCACCGATGCCGTCATCGACGGCGAGATCAGCAACGCCTTTTGCGCGATCCGCCCGCCTGGCCACCATGCGCGTCCCAGCGAACCCATGGGTTTCTGCCTGTTCAATAATATCGCCATCGCCGCCAAGCATGCGCTCGACGTGCGCGGGCTGGAACGGGTCGCCATCGTCGACTTCGATGTGCACCATGGCAATGGCACGGCCGAGTCCGTGGCGCACGACCCGCGCATCCTGATGGTCAGCTTTTTCCAGCACCCGTTCTATCCGTACAGCGACGTGGAATCGTATACGGACACGCGCGTCAACGTGCCCGTGCCGGCCCGCTCGAAAGGCGATGCCGTGCGCCAGTTGGTGCTCGACCATTGGCTGCCCGCGCTGCACCGGCAGCAGCCGCAGATGATTTTCATTTCCGCCGGTTTCGATGCCCACCGCGAAGACGACGTGGGCGGCATGGGCCTGGTGGAGGCCGACTACACGTGGATGACGCAGCAAATGATGGCCGTGGCCAGGCAGTATGGCAAGGGCCGCATCGTCAGCTGCCTGGAAGGGGGCTACAACCTGTCGTCCCTGGGCCGCAGCGTGGCCGCGCACGTGAAGGCGCTGGCGGAGCTGTAAGGGGGCAGGGTTACTACAGCAAGGTGGGCCGGCTGCGGGAATTCGTGTGGCGGTGCGTCTGGTAGTCGAGCGCGTCGCCAGCCATGAAGCGGCGCCAGGCTTGCGTGTAGACGAGCGATGATTTATCCGCGTCGAAGCTGTCGAGCTGCAACATGTCGCGGTGGTGCTTGATTTCATTGACCAGCTGGTCATACAGCACTTGCAAGCCATAGCTGTCGGCGCTCTGGCGCTTCAACCGCTCTTCCAGCTGCGCCACTTGTCCCTGCAATTGCCGGCATTCTTTCTTCCAGTCATTGCGCGGCACGCGCTTGGGCGCCGTGCCAGTGTGTTCCATCATCATATCGAACTATCCCCATCGCATATTTCCCTGGCGGGAGCCAGCCTGGAAATAATTGCTTTTCATTTAAGAGGCGATATTAGAGCATACTTTTTTGTTTCTTTCAGTAAATATAAGAATCCATGTGGAAATAATTGACCTGGCTTTCCGGGTGCGCCTTACTGGTGCTGCGCCGCCTGCAAGGGCGCAGCCGGGGCGGCTCCGGCCATTTTTCCGTCGTCGGCGTAGGTCAGGGTGAGCAGGGTATTGTCGTCCCAGTTCACGTCATGCAGCGGCGGCACATAGCGCTGCCGGTCTTCCGTGACGCGGATGTCCAGCGTGCGCTCGCCCGAGCGCGCCTGCACGGCAAGCAGCTTGCGGGCCACGGGAAACGGCACGTGGATCAGCGACGAGTGGCACGGTCCGCCCGCCAGGCGGAACAGGTTGCGCCGGACAAAGGACAATTCATCCTGCTCGACGGCCCAGCGGATTTCACATTCCAGGCGCAGGTCGCCCAGGCGGCGCACATTCTGTGGCAGGCCCGGCGTGTGGATGTCGGCGCGCCAGCGCAAGGTGTCGCGCTTCTTGTTGCTGACCAGGTCGGCATTCGCATCGTAGGCGGTCTTGTCGCGCGACAAGGTGAAGCCGCCGTCCGCTGCCAGCGGCACGGGGATCGACAGGTTATCGGCCGACAGGTGCAGGGTCACGCCATCGAGCCTGGCCTGGGGTGTGGCGGGAATCAGCATGAAGCGCAGCGGCGCGCCCGGCGCCAGGCGCTGGTGATCGGCATACGCGTCGAGCCCCTTGAGCATGGTGCGGTAGGGACGCAGGTCGGGATCGCGCGTGCTTTGCACGTCGACGATCTGCTGCATTTCCTGGTTTGCCGCGTCGCCTGGTGCCGCCGGTTTTTCCTGGGCCATGGCAGGCAGCAGGCAGGCATACAGGGAGGCGAGGAGGCAAAAGCGGGAAAAGTGCATGGAATGCGTGTCAGGTTAAGCGTGCGATGGGGAACCGGCCAGGCTGGACGGACTGCGAATCTTATCATTCATGTAACTGCCAAATTATCACCAATTGTCTCGTTCGTGTCGCACGGCTGGCGCTGGCGGCGGAAAATGGGACGTCGGGGCGGC
This genomic interval carries:
- a CDS encoding AAA family ATPase encodes the protein MFSKIHQAARQIGEVLVGKQLQIRQTLACVLAGGHLLIEDVPGVGKTTLAHALAISLGLQWKRQQFTSDLLPADVAGMSVYDRGSGSFIFHPGPLFTQVLLADEINRATPKTQSGLLEAMEERQVSLDGVTRALPQPFFVIATQNCAHQLGTFPLPESQLDRFLMCVTLGYPDAAAERELLLGADRRAMLQTLPAVMNAEELLQAQADLRAIHASPAVVDYVLALVHATRAPGVFADGLSPRAALALLQAARAWAALAGRDHVTPDDVQAVLIPVCAHRLHAAQGSTDSRSLLQQLLLATPV
- a CDS encoding histone deacetylase family protein, which gives rise to MSTAIYTHPDCQRHEMGDWHPESPARLQAINDQLILAHISDLVEHRDGVRAQLSDIERNHSATAIGLVRDNVPPAGDYYPLDGDTLLNAHSYDAALAAAGSAVAATDAVIDGEISNAFCAIRPPGHHARPSEPMGFCLFNNIAIAAKHALDVRGLERVAIVDFDVHHGNGTAESVAHDPRILMVSFFQHPFYPYSDVESYTDTRVNVPVPARSKGDAVRQLVLDHWLPALHRQQPQMIFISAGFDAHREDDVGGMGLVEADYTWMTQQMMAVARQYGKGRIVSCLEGGYNLSSLGRSVAAHVKALAEL